From the genome of Halomonas sp. I5-271120, one region includes:
- the trxC gene encoding thioredoxin TrxC, which yields MTDSSNDATADSLTLACPHCAALNRVAQARLAQGRCGKCKQALFTGAPVELNGANFNALVNRSDLPVVVDFWAAWCGPCKAMAPIFSQLAGELEPRMRFAKLDTDAEQALAGRFNIRSIPTLAVFRHGQEVARQAGVMQGPQLKQWLAPHLL from the coding sequence ATGACTGACTCATCAAACGACGCGACCGCCGACAGTCTGACACTGGCCTGCCCGCATTGTGCCGCCTTGAACCGGGTGGCACAGGCTCGGCTGGCTCAGGGCCGCTGTGGCAAGTGTAAGCAGGCGCTATTCACCGGCGCCCCCGTCGAACTTAACGGCGCCAACTTCAATGCCCTGGTCAATCGCAGCGATCTGCCGGTGGTCGTGGATTTTTGGGCGGCCTGGTGTGGGCCCTGCAAAGCGATGGCACCGATCTTCTCGCAACTGGCCGGTGAGTTGGAGCCGCGGATGCGCTTCGCCAAGCTGGATACCGATGCTGAACAGGCACTGGCCGGGCGCTTCAACATCCGCAGTATTCCCACCCTGGCGGTGTTCCGTCACGGCCAGGAAGTCGCCCGCCAGGCTGGTGTCATGCAGGGGCCACAACTGAAGCAGTGGCTGGCCCCGCACCTGCTTTAA
- a CDS encoding ABC transporter transmembrane domain-containing protein: MTSRPHPRILLRLLSLLNPYRIRLILAAVALLVASGSVLLVGQGLKMVIDQGFIAEDAARLNQALLGLLVIVALLAGASALRYYLVTWIGERLAGDLRRQVFDHLLTLEPAFFEQESATAGGAGHGGAGEIQSRLTADTSVLQSLFGSSLSVALRNLLMLIGAVIMMVATQPWLSAVVLLGIPATLLPILWYGRRVRRLSRSSQDQVAELGRYAGEALTGIRTLQAFGHEDIDRRDYGARVETAFTTAINRTRQRAWLTGIAMLVVFTAVGLMLWQGGHAVLAGDMSAGELSAFVFYAVLAAGGVAALAEVAGDVQRAAGAAERLLELLDARPTITAPAVPRTLPDRVEGAIGIEAVRFAYPNRPGTPALDGINLHIRPGERVALVGPSGAGKSTLLHLLLRFYDPQAGRLTLDGIDLREFDPHTLRAQLGLVSQEPVLFSGSAADNIRYGKPEASLQEVREAARDANALSFIEALPDGFETPLGPGGVQLSGGQRQRLAIARALLRDPRVLLLDEATSALDAESERVVQEALDRLMQGRTSLVIAHRLATVIAADRLLVFDQGRLIASGSHASLLESSALYRQLASLQFSANMS, translated from the coding sequence ATGACATCACGACCGCATCCACGCATCCTGCTTCGCCTGCTTTCGTTGCTAAACCCCTACCGCATCCGCCTGATACTGGCGGCAGTCGCGTTGCTGGTGGCTTCGGGTAGCGTGCTGCTGGTTGGTCAGGGACTCAAGATGGTCATCGACCAAGGCTTCATCGCTGAAGATGCCGCGCGCCTCAATCAGGCCTTGCTTGGCTTACTGGTTATCGTTGCTCTGCTTGCCGGGGCCTCGGCGCTTCGCTACTACCTGGTCACCTGGATCGGCGAGCGGCTGGCCGGCGACCTTCGTCGCCAGGTGTTCGATCATCTGCTGACCCTCGAGCCGGCCTTCTTCGAGCAGGAATCGGCCACCGCCGGCGGAGCCGGTCATGGCGGTGCCGGAGAGATCCAGTCGCGGTTGACCGCCGACACCAGCGTGCTGCAGAGCCTGTTTGGCTCGTCACTGTCCGTGGCGTTGCGCAATCTGCTCATGCTGATCGGCGCGGTGATCATGATGGTGGCCACCCAGCCCTGGCTCTCGGCGGTTGTCCTACTGGGCATTCCTGCGACGCTGTTACCCATCCTGTGGTACGGGCGCCGGGTCCGACGCCTGTCGCGCTCGAGCCAGGACCAGGTCGCCGAGCTTGGCCGCTACGCCGGCGAGGCACTGACCGGCATCCGCACGCTCCAGGCTTTCGGCCATGAGGATATCGACCGACGCGACTACGGTGCCCGGGTCGAGACCGCCTTCACCACGGCCATCAACCGGACTCGTCAGCGAGCCTGGTTGACCGGTATCGCCATGCTGGTGGTCTTCACGGCCGTCGGCCTGATGCTCTGGCAAGGGGGGCATGCGGTGCTGGCTGGCGACATGAGTGCCGGCGAGCTATCGGCGTTTGTTTTCTATGCGGTGCTGGCCGCCGGTGGCGTAGCGGCGCTGGCCGAGGTTGCCGGTGATGTACAGCGTGCCGCCGGCGCTGCCGAGCGCCTGCTGGAACTGCTCGACGCCCGCCCGACGATCACAGCCCCTGCCGTGCCGCGAACGCTGCCCGACCGGGTCGAGGGAGCAATCGGCATCGAGGCAGTGCGCTTCGCCTATCCTAACCGTCCAGGCACTCCAGCGCTTGATGGCATCAACCTGCATATCCGCCCCGGTGAACGGGTGGCGCTGGTCGGGCCTTCTGGCGCCGGCAAGAGCACACTCCTTCACTTGCTGTTGCGCTTCTATGACCCCCAGGCCGGACGCCTTACCCTGGATGGCATCGATCTTCGCGAGTTCGACCCGCACACCTTGAGGGCCCAGCTGGGGCTGGTTTCGCAGGAGCCAGTGCTATTCTCGGGCTCCGCGGCCGACAACATCCGCTACGGCAAGCCCGAAGCGAGCCTTCAGGAAGTCCGTGAGGCAGCCCGAGACGCCAATGCTCTGAGCTTCATCGAGGCCCTGCCGGATGGCTTCGAGACTCCCTTGGGGCCCGGTGGGGTGCAGCTTTCGGGCGGCCAGAGACAGCGGCTGGCCATCGCCCGAGCCCTGCTGCGAGACCCGCGAGTGCTGCTGCTGGACGAGGCCACCAGCGCGCTGGACGCGGAAAGCGAACGCGTCGTCCAGGAGGCACTGGACCGCCTGATGCAAGGGCGCACCAGCCTGGTGATCGCCCACCGTTTGGCGACAGTGATCGCCGCCGACCGCCTGCTGGTGTTCGACCAGGGAAGACTGATCGCATCGGGAAGCCACGCCAGCCTTTTGGAGTCCAGCGCACTCTATAGGCAGCTCGCGAGCCTGCAATTTAGCGCGAACATGTCGTAG
- a CDS encoding GGDEF domain-containing protein gives MSTLLLLIMPASVVVIAWWSLEHRYRRPLRQMIARIDTLDGGSNPERLPPSQTMHGSLADRLAQRVDHLCAANCELQEQAIKDPLTGLGNRRLLEQRLDIALPLSRRWLHAVSALVIDVDHFKEYNDLYGHQAGDECLVEIANVLRDTFRRETDIVVRLGGEEFLVVLLDADEEEAVRLAEAMRGMLQAVGIEHEASSVTDVVTVSIGVAVTRSGEPVSLDDIIATADAGLYECKETGRNRVISRTVTRTDREETSAMA, from the coding sequence ATGTCTACCTTGCTACTCCTCATCATGCCTGCCAGCGTCGTAGTAATCGCCTGGTGGTCGCTCGAGCACCGCTACCGACGCCCCTTGAGGCAGATGATCGCGCGCATCGACACTCTGGACGGAGGCTCAAACCCAGAGCGCTTGCCACCCAGTCAGACCATGCATGGATCGCTGGCGGACCGGTTAGCACAGCGAGTCGACCACCTATGCGCGGCCAACTGCGAGCTGCAGGAACAGGCGATCAAGGACCCGCTCACGGGACTTGGCAACCGCCGGCTGCTGGAACAGCGTCTCGATATCGCCCTGCCTCTTAGCCGTCGCTGGTTACATGCGGTGTCAGCGCTGGTGATCGACGTCGATCATTTCAAGGAATATAACGATCTCTATGGTCATCAGGCAGGCGATGAGTGCCTGGTCGAGATCGCCAACGTGCTGCGCGATACCTTCCGGCGCGAGACCGATATCGTGGTACGTCTGGGCGGCGAGGAGTTCCTGGTGGTGCTGCTCGATGCCGATGAAGAGGAAGCCGTGCGCCTGGCCGAGGCCATGCGTGGCATGCTGCAAGCAGTAGGTATCGAGCACGAAGCCTCCAGTGTCACCGACGTGGTCACCGTCAGCATCGGCGTTGCCGTCACCCGTTCCGGCGAACCGGTCAGCCTCGACGATATCATTGCCACCGCCGATGCCGGCCTCTACGAATGCAAGGAGACCGGCCGCAACCGGGTGATAAGCCGAACGGTCACCCGGACCGATCGGGAGGAAACCAGCGCGATGGCCTGA
- a CDS encoding N-acetylmuramoyl-L-alanine amidase, translating to MGRLFVILLLGLGLGACAAPAVETRDGYSVDHRHTATSHSSRVRYLVIHYTDADEADSLSALTGPRVSSHYLIPPPRSGKPPPVYQLVDESRRAWHAGASGWAGRENLNDTSIGIEIVNAGPDRPFADLKDGADVTWAPFPDAQVTAQIALARDIIARHDIAPTAVLSHAEIAPTRKIDPGPAFPWKRLHAAGIGPWPDPARVARYHRYFTQAPPSLGDLQLGLTAWGFALEQSEVLDEATRGALRAFQMRFRPEDYRGLPDAETAAILWALLEGYRPEAMPHR from the coding sequence ATGGGCAGACTCTTCGTCATTTTACTGCTGGGACTGGGACTTGGTGCCTGCGCAGCCCCGGCAGTAGAAACTCGCGACGGCTATAGCGTCGATCATCGCCATACCGCAACGTCTCACTCGAGCCGGGTGCGCTACCTGGTGATCCACTACACCGATGCCGATGAGGCCGACTCGCTCAGCGCTCTTACCGGTCCGCGGGTCAGCAGCCATTATCTGATCCCCCCGCCGCGTAGCGGCAAGCCGCCCCCTGTCTACCAGCTGGTCGACGAGTCACGGCGGGCCTGGCATGCCGGTGCCAGCGGCTGGGCGGGGCGTGAGAATCTCAACGATACCTCCATTGGCATCGAGATCGTCAATGCGGGGCCGGATCGGCCCTTTGCAGACCTCAAGGACGGTGCGGACGTGACCTGGGCGCCCTTCCCCGACGCCCAGGTCACCGCGCAGATCGCGCTCGCCCGGGACATCATCGCCCGCCACGACATCGCCCCCACCGCAGTGCTGAGTCATGCCGAGATCGCCCCGACCCGCAAGATCGATCCCGGCCCGGCCTTTCCCTGGAAGCGGCTTCACGCGGCGGGCATTGGCCCCTGGCCGGATCCGGCAAGGGTCGCCCGCTATCATCGATACTTCACCCAAGCCCCACCCTCGCTTGGCGACCTGCAGCTGGGGCTTACAGCTTGGGGTTTCGCGCTGGAACAAAGCGAGGTCCTGGATGAAGCGACCCGAGGTGCGCTGCGCGCCTTCCAGATGCGTTTTCGCCCGGAGGACTACCGCGGGCTCCCCGATGCCGAGACCGCGGCGATCCTCTGGGCGCTGCTGGAAGGCTACCGGCCCGAAGCAATGCCCCACCGCTGA
- a CDS encoding acetyl-CoA hydrolase/transferase family protein, translating into MHDETTIQERCRWPHWRDRLCSADEAAALITDGMTVGMSGFTRAGEAKAVPLALAERAARTPLSITLMTGASLGNDLDQRLTEAKVLSRRMPFQVDTTLRRAINAGEVMFIDQHLSETVELLRNRQLADLDVAVVEACAITEEGGIVPTNSVGNSASYAILADKVIIELNLDSPAELEGLHDIYIPQMRPTRPPIPVVAPDSRIGTPYIPIDPAKIAAIVVTHGHDSPSTVLPPDVDTRSIADQLIGFFTAEVEAGRLAASLLPLQAGIGSMANAVMSGLAEGPFEHLTMYSEVLQDSTFDLLDAGKLEFASGCSITLSEACGKRVWPRLDDYRDRLILRPQELSNHPGIVRRLGIIAINTALEFDIYGNVNSTHVCGTRMMNGIGGSGDFARNAQLSIFVTKSLAKGGDVSSVVPFVSHVDHTEHDVDILVTEHGLADLRGLAPRERAERVIEHCADPLYRPALRRYFEQARERGGHTPHCLEQALIWHVAVERDGHMRSFRADEEMKVTA; encoded by the coding sequence GTGCATGACGAGACCACCATTCAGGAACGTTGCCGCTGGCCCCATTGGCGTGATCGGCTGTGCAGCGCCGACGAGGCCGCCGCGCTGATCACCGACGGCATGACGGTGGGCATGAGCGGCTTTACCCGCGCCGGTGAGGCCAAGGCAGTGCCGCTGGCGCTAGCCGAGCGTGCGGCCCGCACGCCTCTCTCCATCACGCTGATGACGGGCGCCTCGTTGGGCAACGACCTGGATCAGCGGCTGACCGAGGCCAAGGTGCTGTCGCGACGCATGCCCTTCCAGGTGGATACCACCCTGCGTCGCGCCATCAATGCCGGCGAGGTCATGTTCATCGACCAGCATCTCTCCGAGACCGTTGAGCTGCTGCGCAACCGTCAGCTCGCCGATCTCGACGTGGCGGTGGTTGAGGCCTGTGCCATTACCGAGGAGGGCGGTATCGTGCCCACTAATTCGGTGGGCAATTCGGCCAGCTATGCGATCCTGGCCGACAAGGTGATCATCGAGCTCAACCTCGATTCTCCCGCCGAGCTGGAGGGGCTCCACGATATCTATATCCCGCAGATGCGCCCTACTCGCCCGCCGATCCCCGTGGTGGCGCCGGACTCGCGCATCGGCACCCCCTACATCCCCATCGATCCCGCGAAGATCGCCGCCATCGTCGTCACCCATGGCCACGACAGCCCCTCCACGGTATTGCCACCGGATGTGGATACCCGGAGTATCGCCGATCAGCTGATCGGCTTTTTCACCGCCGAGGTGGAGGCCGGGCGCCTGGCAGCCTCGCTGCTGCCGCTCCAGGCAGGGATCGGCAGCATGGCCAATGCGGTGATGAGCGGGCTGGCCGAGGGCCCCTTCGAGCACTTGACCATGTACTCTGAGGTGCTGCAGGACTCCACCTTCGATCTGCTGGACGCCGGCAAGCTGGAGTTTGCCTCGGGCTGTTCGATCACCCTTTCCGAGGCGTGCGGCAAGCGGGTATGGCCGCGTCTGGACGACTACCGTGACCGCCTGATCCTGAGGCCCCAGGAGCTCTCCAACCATCCTGGCATCGTGCGTCGACTGGGCATCATTGCCATCAACACCGCGCTGGAGTTCGACATCTACGGCAACGTCAACTCCACCCATGTCTGTGGCACTCGGATGATGAACGGCATCGGGGGCTCAGGTGACTTCGCCCGTAACGCCCAGCTGTCGATCTTCGTCACCAAGTCACTGGCCAAGGGGGGAGACGTCTCGAGCGTGGTGCCCTTCGTCAGCCATGTGGATCATACCGAGCACGACGTGGACATCCTGGTCACCGAGCATGGTCTGGCCGACCTGCGCGGCCTGGCTCCCCGGGAGCGGGCAGAGCGGGTGATCGAGCACTGTGCCGATCCGCTTTACCGTCCAGCGTTGCGGCGCTACTTCGAGCAGGCCAGGGAGCGTGGCGGCCATACGCCCCACTGCCTGGAGCAGGCACTCATCTGGCACGTGGCCGTGGAGCGAGACGGGCATATGCGCAGCTTCCGGGCCGATGAGGAGATGAAGGTCACCGCCTGA
- a CDS encoding proline--tRNA ligase: MRASQLLLSTLKETPADAEVISHQLMLRAGMIRRLTSGLYTWLPMGLRTLRKVERVVREEMDRAGAQEVLMPAVQPAELWQESGRWEQYGPELLRLKDRHDRDYCVGPTHEEVITDLVRKEISSYKQLPSNFYQIQTKFRDEIRPRFGVMRSREFIMKDAYSFHIDEDSLKETYQAMYDAYVRIFTRLGLDFRPVIADNGSIGGTGSHEFHVLADSGEDDIVFSTASDYAANIEKAEALPAPLGSQVTAAAASEELRLVDTPETKTIAALVDKHGLAIEKTIKTLMVHADAGGLIALLVRGDHELNEIKAENLPEVKAPLTMATEDEIRAAVGAGPGSLGPVNLDMPVIVDRSVALMSDFGAGANIDDKHYFGINWERDLALPKVADIRNVVEGDPSPDGQGELAIKRGIEVGHVFQLGTKYSQAMNATVLGDDGKAVHPWMGCYGIGVTRVVASAIEQNHDDAGIIWPDALAPFEVAMVPMNAHKSERVRETAERLYHELKAQGIDVLLDDRDIRPGVKFADQELIGIPHRLVIGDRSLDKGELEYKGRRDEEATMVPADTIVDFLRSRIG; the protein is encoded by the coding sequence ATGCGCGCCAGCCAATTGTTGCTCTCCACCCTCAAGGAAACGCCCGCCGACGCCGAAGTGATCAGCCATCAGCTGATGCTGCGCGCGGGCATGATTCGCCGTCTGACCTCGGGGCTCTACACCTGGCTGCCGATGGGCCTGCGCACTCTGCGCAAGGTCGAGCGGGTGGTCCGCGAGGAAATGGATCGCGCTGGAGCCCAGGAAGTGCTGATGCCGGCCGTGCAGCCCGCCGAACTGTGGCAGGAATCCGGCCGCTGGGAGCAGTATGGCCCGGAACTGCTGCGCCTCAAGGATCGCCATGACCGCGACTATTGCGTGGGGCCGACCCACGAGGAAGTGATCACCGACCTGGTGCGCAAGGAGATCTCGAGCTACAAGCAGCTGCCGTCGAACTTCTACCAGATCCAGACCAAGTTCCGCGACGAGATCCGCCCGCGCTTCGGGGTGATGCGCTCGCGTGAGTTCATCATGAAGGACGCCTACTCCTTCCATATCGATGAAGACTCCCTGAAAGAGACCTATCAGGCGATGTATGACGCCTACGTGCGCATCTTCACCCGTCTGGGGCTGGATTTCCGGCCGGTGATTGCCGACAACGGCTCCATCGGCGGCACCGGCTCCCACGAGTTCCACGTGCTGGCCGACTCGGGTGAGGACGATATCGTCTTCTCCACCGCGTCCGACTATGCCGCCAACATCGAGAAGGCAGAAGCCCTGCCAGCACCGCTGGGCAGTCAGGTCACTGCTGCTGCCGCGAGCGAAGAACTGCGCCTGGTCGATACCCCCGAGACCAAGACCATCGCCGCGCTGGTCGACAAGCATGGCCTCGCCATCGAGAAGACCATCAAGACGCTGATGGTTCATGCCGACGCCGGTGGCCTGATCGCCCTGCTGGTGCGTGGCGATCATGAGCTCAACGAGATCAAGGCCGAGAACCTGCCCGAGGTCAAGGCGCCGCTGACCATGGCGACAGAGGACGAAATCCGTGCCGCCGTGGGCGCGGGCCCCGGCTCGCTGGGCCCGGTCAACCTGGACATGCCGGTGATCGTCGACCGCAGCGTGGCGCTGATGAGCGACTTTGGCGCCGGCGCCAACATCGATGACAAGCACTACTTCGGCATCAACTGGGAGCGTGACCTGGCACTGCCCAAGGTCGCCGACATCCGCAACGTGGTCGAAGGCGACCCCTCGCCGGACGGTCAGGGCGAACTGGCGATCAAGCGTGGCATCGAGGTCGGCCACGTCTTCCAGCTGGGCACCAAATACTCCCAGGCCATGAATGCCACCGTGCTTGGCGACGACGGCAAGGCGGTGCACCCGTGGATGGGCTGCTACGGCATCGGCGTGACCCGGGTGGTGGCCTCTGCCATCGAGCAGAACCATGACGACGCCGGCATCATCTGGCCGGATGCGCTGGCGCCTTTCGAAGTGGCCATGGTGCCCATGAACGCCCACAAGTCGGAACGGGTCCGCGAGACCGCCGAACGCCTGTACCACGAGCTGAAGGCTCAGGGCATCGATGTGCTGCTCGACGACCGGGATATCCGCCCCGGGGTCAAGTTCGCCGACCAGGAGCTGATCGGCATCCCCCATCGCCTAGTGATCGGCGACCGCAGCCTCGACAAGGGTGAACTCGAGTACAAGGGACGTCGCGATGAAGAGGCCACCATGGTGCCTGCCGACACCATCGTCGACTTCCTGCGCTCTCGCATCGGCTGA
- a CDS encoding lytic transglycosylase domain-containing protein, which produces MTDSLAQADTGPGYSAPLHQTLESVLDTPRPAIDLWADLQWRSTMATQLSRYIEDPARRSRLLDNIQQEARLAGLAPGIVMALIQVESAFRSNAVSSAGAQGLMQVMPFWVEALGRPEDDLFDPLLNLRYGCTILAHYLDVEDGDLTRALARYNGSRGETWYPERVMRAWHQHWWQPP; this is translated from the coding sequence ATGACCGACTCCCTGGCCCAGGCTGATACTGGCCCGGGCTATTCCGCGCCCCTTCACCAGACGCTGGAAAGCGTACTCGACACGCCAAGGCCCGCCATCGACCTCTGGGCGGACCTCCAGTGGCGCTCGACCATGGCGACACAACTTTCCCGTTACATCGAAGACCCCGCACGCCGCTCACGCCTGCTGGACAACATCCAACAGGAAGCGCGGCTGGCGGGGCTAGCCCCCGGCATTGTGATGGCATTGATTCAGGTCGAGAGCGCTTTTCGGTCCAATGCCGTCTCCAGTGCTGGCGCTCAGGGTCTGATGCAAGTGATGCCGTTCTGGGTCGAAGCTCTGGGGCGCCCCGAGGATGACCTCTTCGACCCTCTGCTCAACCTTCGCTATGGCTGTACCATCCTCGCCCACTACCTGGACGTGGAGGACGGTGATCTGACTCGCGCTCTGGCCCGCTACAACGGCAGCCGGGGCGAGACTTGGTACCCTGAGCGGGTGATGAGGGCCTGGCACCAGCACTGGTGGCAGCCCCCTTGA
- a CDS encoding Cupredoxin, producing the protein MTRAPHVLLSSLLLATGLLSSLAAQAARITVTDAATGKPLPEAVVEVDIEGASKAAPSSVDVYQRNAAFHPHVSAVSVGSRVSFPNRDTTRHHVYSFSPTGVFDLNLYRQETPPPVPFDTAGVAVLGCNIHDHMQAFIVVSDAAKFAITDENGQVNLEDLPPGEHRLRVWHPRLEETHQQWWEAPRPVSASDLRSVSLSLSVAAKPAAEQSSLQQRFNRALSQ; encoded by the coding sequence GTGACCAGAGCCCCTCACGTACTGCTGAGCTCCTTGCTGTTGGCCACAGGCCTCTTGAGCAGCCTGGCCGCACAGGCCGCCCGCATCACCGTAACCGATGCCGCAACCGGCAAACCGCTTCCAGAAGCGGTGGTCGAGGTAGATATTGAGGGCGCTTCCAAGGCGGCCCCTTCATCGGTGGACGTCTATCAACGCAATGCCGCCTTTCATCCCCATGTCAGTGCCGTAAGCGTAGGCAGCCGCGTCAGCTTTCCCAATCGCGACACCACTCGCCACCATGTCTATTCCTTTTCCCCCACCGGTGTCTTCGACCTGAACCTCTACCGACAGGAGACGCCGCCGCCCGTGCCATTCGATACTGCCGGGGTGGCGGTACTCGGCTGCAACATCCACGACCATATGCAGGCCTTCATCGTGGTCAGCGATGCCGCGAAATTCGCCATCACCGACGAGAATGGGCAAGTCAATCTGGAGGACCTGCCACCTGGCGAGCACCGACTGCGGGTATGGCACCCTCGCCTTGAAGAAACCCATCAGCAGTGGTGGGAGGCACCCAGACCGGTCAGCGCCAGCGACCTGCGCAGCGTCTCCCTATCGCTTTCGGTCGCAGCGAAACCAGCGGCTGAGCAGTCTTCGCTGCAACAGCGCTTCAATCGGGCCTTGAGCCAGTGA
- a CDS encoding bifunctional diguanylate cyclase/phosphodiesterase, translating to MTFRSRLLITMLSVVILAQVVTAAATLSAIRADIMASGQRDLDVGLSVLREVLDARGQRLRDTVDILTDDFGFKSAVATKDTSTLESVLINHGSRAEADMVLLTDPSGRLLASSHHETGSQLPFKGLWRAAQEGQGSVEVVLQDGIPYQFVLLPVRAPNLIGWAGMGFRLDAELAKEIDALTQLPVSFIGHHLGQDQASYTATSRADLPPEELTQLLSALDGMGSVAELDANADYLTRARLLRRAGEDEAFALIQASRTSLLAPYRNIQWQLLALFAATLTLTALVAAFSAKGISRPLRRLADAARRIGQGERIADLKSGQHGEMRVLADTLMTMQEDIAQREASLLHQSRHDILTDLPNRTSAQHDVQDDIEKGSGFTLLRMAIGDFRRINDTFGYALGDRVLITLSRRLDRLPAPTVQAYRIGGDEFLLRLDAPSCPPGWFEALQDELAEPIDLEGSPIRPRLSFGEVRFPEDGDTPHLLMRRADVALDIARHHHHAHQRYIAGQDERHLRQLTLIRDLHDAVEQHQLTMVYQPKVLATNGDIVQFEALMRWEHPTLGFIPPDEFITLAERSGNIRMLSSWMIETVCAQLHQWQTQGHGLRVAINLSAEDIMDETLTARLKEVLERNGLVPDQLGLEVTESAIIKDPALATRHLEELRGAGMTLAIDDFGTGYSSLAQLKRLPVQELKIDKSFILRLDDSPDDEVIVRSTIELGQNLGLKVVAEGVETEASRTILKGFGCHYLQGYLIARPLPADEVTLWVERYQAQQPPTQGA from the coding sequence ATGACGTTCCGCTCCCGCCTGCTGATTACCATGCTCTCGGTGGTGATACTGGCTCAGGTCGTCACCGCGGCCGCCACCCTGAGCGCCATCCGCGCCGATATCATGGCATCCGGCCAGCGCGACCTGGACGTCGGCCTGAGCGTGCTGCGCGAGGTGCTCGATGCGCGCGGCCAGCGGCTGCGTGATACGGTCGACATCCTCACCGACGACTTCGGTTTCAAGAGTGCCGTGGCCACCAAGGACACCTCCACGCTCGAATCGGTGCTGATCAATCATGGCAGCCGCGCCGAGGCAGATATGGTGCTGCTCACCGACCCCAGCGGGCGCTTGCTGGCAAGCAGCCATCACGAGACCGGCAGCCAGCTGCCTTTCAAGGGGCTGTGGCGCGCGGCTCAGGAAGGCCAGGGCAGCGTCGAGGTGGTGCTGCAAGACGGGATTCCCTACCAGTTCGTCCTGTTACCCGTGCGTGCGCCCAACCTGATCGGCTGGGCAGGTATGGGCTTTCGGCTAGATGCCGAACTCGCCAAAGAGATCGATGCCCTCACCCAGCTGCCGGTCAGCTTCATTGGCCACCACCTCGGTCAGGACCAGGCAAGCTATACGGCGACGTCTCGCGCTGACCTGCCGCCCGAAGAGCTGACTCAACTGCTTAGCGCACTTGATGGCATGGGTTCCGTCGCGGAACTGGATGCAAACGCCGACTATCTGACCCGCGCCCGCTTGCTGCGCCGCGCCGGTGAGGATGAAGCCTTCGCCCTGATCCAGGCCTCACGCACGAGCCTGCTGGCGCCCTATCGTAATATTCAATGGCAGTTGCTGGCGCTGTTCGCCGCCACCCTGACGCTGACCGCCTTGGTCGCGGCGTTCAGCGCCAAAGGCATCAGCCGCCCGCTGCGCCGACTCGCCGATGCCGCCAGGCGTATCGGCCAGGGCGAGCGTATAGCCGACCTCAAGTCTGGTCAGCATGGCGAAATGCGTGTGCTCGCGGACACACTCATGACCATGCAGGAAGACATCGCACAGCGGGAGGCAAGCCTCCTGCACCAGTCTCGGCATGATATTCTGACTGATCTTCCCAACCGCACGTCTGCGCAGCACGACGTTCAGGACGATATCGAAAAAGGCAGTGGTTTCACCCTTCTGCGTATGGCGATCGGTGACTTTCGCCGCATCAACGACACCTTCGGCTACGCCCTCGGCGACCGAGTACTGATCACGCTGTCACGCCGGCTCGATCGGTTGCCGGCACCAACCGTGCAGGCCTACCGCATCGGCGGGGACGAGTTCCTGCTGCGCCTGGATGCCCCGTCCTGCCCGCCCGGGTGGTTCGAGGCGCTCCAGGATGAGCTCGCCGAGCCAATCGATCTGGAGGGATCACCCATCCGTCCACGACTGTCGTTCGGCGAGGTGCGATTTCCCGAGGATGGCGACACTCCGCACCTGTTGATGCGACGCGCCGACGTGGCTTTGGACATCGCCCGCCATCATCACCATGCCCACCAGCGCTACATTGCCGGCCAGGACGAACGGCACCTGCGTCAGTTGACCCTGATCCGCGACCTGCATGACGCGGTAGAACAGCACCAGCTGACCATGGTCTACCAGCCCAAGGTACTGGCAACGAACGGCGATATCGTCCAGTTCGAGGCACTGATGCGCTGGGAGCACCCGACGCTCGGCTTCATTCCACCCGACGAGTTCATCACCCTGGCCGAGCGCTCCGGCAATATCCGCATGCTCAGTAGCTGGATGATCGAAACCGTCTGCGCCCAGCTTCATCAGTGGCAGACACAGGGCCACGGTCTGCGCGTGGCCATCAATCTGTCGGCCGAAGACATCATGGACGAGACCCTGACAGCGCGACTGAAAGAGGTGCTTGAGAGGAACGGCCTAGTGCCCGACCAGTTGGGGCTGGAAGTGACCGAGAGCGCCATCATCAAGGACCCTGCACTCGCCACGCGTCATCTGGAGGAGCTGCGCGGCGCCGGCATGACGCTGGCGATCGACGACTTCGGCACCGGTTATTCGTCCCTCGCCCAACTGAAGCGGCTGCCGGTGCAGGAGCTCAAGATCGACAAGTCGTTCATCCTGCGCCTGGATGACTCCCCCGACGATGAGGTGATCGTGCGCTCGACCATAGAGCTCGGCCAGAACCTCGGCCTCAAGGTCGTGGCAGAGGGCGTCGAGACCGAGGCAAGCCGCACCATCTTGAAAGGCTTCGGCTGCCACTACCTGCAGGGCTATCTGATTGCCCGGCCACTACCCGCAGACGAGGTCACTTTATGGGTCGAGCGTTATCAAGCCCAGCAACCCCCGACACAAGGAGCCTGA